AAGGTGTATACGGAAAATTTGTACTGGTATGTTAACGATAAAATATTAGAGCCCGCCAAATGGCCCTACAAGGCATCGCTGCCAATGAAGCCCGGAACCTATGCCATCAGCTTCGGGACAGCCAAGGACAGGAGCGAGCCCGTGTCTATAACGGTAAAGTGAATTCAAAAAAGGAAAAATCAAAGTCCTCCCTCTACTCCTCGATGAAATCATACCTTGCCTCTTTATATTTCTCCTTATCCACCATCTTCCGCATATTAACCATCGTATGGTAGGGCTGGGAAACAACGACGGAATTAACGAGCCATGAGGGCAGGTTGCCTCCGGGATCGTTGTGTACCTGGTAGACAACTTCCGTCATGCCTTCTTCCAGCGGCGTGAAGAGCCAGTGCCCCTTGATCATTTTTACACGGACAAGGCCTTTTTTTTCAGGGATATAATCGGGAACGCCGAGGATGTTTATTCTTACAGGGCCCTTGGGGGACTCCTGGTTGATGGTATTAAGAACAATGGCGTCCCGGTCACTTACGGGCCAGGGCGCTTCATTGATGGTGTAGGTATAGCTCTCCTGGGGGTTGACTCTTTTAAGGAGCCGCCCTTCTCTGCATGTGTGTATCCAGCGGGGACATGCCG
Above is a window of Deltaproteobacteria bacterium DNA encoding:
- a CDS encoding START domain-containing protein — translated: ACPRWIHTCREGRLLKRVNPQESYTYTINEAPWPVSDRDAIVLNTINQESPKGPVRINILGVPDYIPEKKGLVRVKMIKGHWLFTPLEEGMTEVVYQVHNDPGGNLPSWLVNSVVVSQPYHTMVNMRKMVDKEKYKEARYDFIEE